The following nucleotide sequence is from Trifolium pratense cultivar HEN17-A07 linkage group LG2, ARS_RC_1.1, whole genome shotgun sequence.
aaaatgttaatttcCCTAGTAACATACTAACATCACATAAATTAAGAGTCACAAAGATAAAATtaaccataaataaaaaaacatcaaaaatctAAACCTTACCTGCAATAAGGGGTAAGAGGCTTAGCAAGCTCACTGAGCACAACAGAATCAACAACCTTATCTTCATTCTTCCTTATATCTGGATTTATACTATTCACACCCCCTGTCTCTGCTTTCACCACCACCACACTCCTTACTCTCCTAGAATCAACCCTACCAAAGGAACAAGTATTGAACTTAGTACCTAAACGTGGCTTTTGGTAGAAAACTGTACCAACTTGGCTTAGAACAGATTCCATTGAAAAGGGTGTCTCTTAATTTCTAgtatttgtgtttgttttctCTTTGGCTTCACAAGCTCTGAAGTTTGCAATGGTGAGATAACAAAAGAAGATTGAAGTGTTGGATTTGTTGGTGAACTTGTGGATAGCACACTCCACTTTGAATGGAGACAATAGAGACATGTCATTACTATATACTGTTTATGGTGGAAATTTTCTTTTAGGGGACCCTCAACCAACGACTTCAACTATTTGACATattcaaaggaaaaaaaacatgtaAACTTAAATTGAATAGTTTCTTggcaaaatatattattcaacCTTTTAAGGGCGGATGCTAGCGTGGGTGTGAGTAACATATCTCTCACTGGTGAGAGAGTATTTTTACTGGCTATCAAAGGTTgttcctgttttttttttttttttttttttaagtaattattaattattaattgagaattgagaatataatattttaattattattattaacaaaaacaaatactttctcacctAACAATTCcttccatcttcttccttcCCCCCACCGCAGGATCCACCGCATTGCTCCTTCCTCCGGTCCATAACCATTGAACTAagtaaaattaacatatttaaGATCTAACAAGTTGGTGTGGACGAGGACATTGAATTGGCTAAACAAGTTGACAAACCATTCTTTACCTCAAATTTTCAAATCCTTCCATTGTAGCAAATCAACATTCATACTTTCATTGTAGCAAATCAAACGAGCAAAGACAACTGGTTTGGATCGATCGAGAAGCAGAGCAAAGTGAAGACAACGGAAGGTTCTTTGAGGTAAGTTTATCCGGCTTAATTATTTCCCTTAAATCCTTCATTTTTTGTCGACTATTCACGCTAGAATCCGCCTCAAATTCATAAAGATTTTCATAGATATGTTTATGAAATAGGGATGGTTAAACATTTGCTATGTCTGTTAAATATGTAGGCTTTGAGTCATGGAGGGTAGACCAAACAGTCAAAATCCATTGTTCGTGAACGTAGCTTCAGGGGAAGTAAGTGAATGTTGctattatgttttaattttttaaattttgatagtattttaaatagtaacattcaatcaaaattttaaaattttcttgtcATATAACTACATATTATTTGGAGAattgtttatataaaaaatttggattttatttttgttaacgACTAAATTGTCCGGTAAAAAATTTGTGAGGATCAAAATGAGTCTTCACTCTAAAATTTATATGCAATGACCCTTTAAAACTTACATTGTTGGAATTCTCAAATACAATTTTATGCACAATCTGGTTTACTCAATTTTGCCCACCAAGTGTTTGCTGAAATGTGTGAGCAATGTGTTCTCTCTTGGACGGCTCATGCTAGGGTGAGAGAGCCTATCATATCTCTCACCAGTGGCAACTCTTAATGGCCGTTAGATTTAGAGGTCTATATATTTTAGTGTAAGTTTTTATACCATatttttccctttcttctcCATGCTCTTGTTAACCTGGATTTTATTTTACTTCGTATTTTTTCCATTTCCTGATTATTGTTCatgatttctttttattctttgtatttttttgatttgttaTGACTCTACTTTTTCGTCAATTTCAACCTTTTCCATAACTTCTATTGATTCCTCTGAAGTGGTGATTGACCATTCTTGAAATTTCCAAGGTGATGGAACATAGATTTAAGACTTGAAACAACATTGATTATCATGAATTCTTAGAAACTTCAGCTTCAAAAGCcttcaattcaattaaaaaactttaaaataaattttttaaaaattgatcttGAGAGGATGTAGAAAGTGTTAGAAtttgaatgaagaaaaaaaagtgatagTGAGATTAATAGAGAAATGAAGGAAAGAACATTAGGGGAAGCATCTGAATTCTGAAACATTGTATTAGGTGTATTAGGAAAGAACATTAATGAACATTGAGAAAAATGTCAAGGTAAAggtagagagagaagagaggGACATTGATACAGTGTGGCGTATGTATCATGCATTTTCACCAACGAATGGTCCAGATTCAATCTTTTGGTAGTTCACCCGTGAGCTATATGAGAGGCTCCCTCACCCTAGCCTCCGCCCTCTTGGACTAGCTTAATTCTAGGCTCTGTGGCTAGAGTTAATGGCTGGAATGGGAAGCAGGTTCAGTCAGACCTTACAAGCCTTGCAACTTTCACAGAATGGTATGAGACACCACTACCTAAACCACCACACCAGTTGCTGCAGCATCGAACCCTCTGCTACCACCTGAACCACCTAATAATGCAGCTGTTTAGAACAACTTAATGTCGCCACCGCCAAAACCACCGGATCACAATTTTCAATTGAAACACGGGGAGTTCCAAGGGACACGGGCATCTTCCGTTCCTACACCACCCCCCGAGCCTCCCGATGGAGATCACATATTGATGGTTTCGCAGGGAATTGTTACACTTATTATGTGGTTTCAAACATTGGAGTGGTTGATacacaaaatgaaaatttgaacacataccttcattttttctttcttaaattaTTGAAGCTTGAATCTTTATAACATAAATTATAGTAAGATTAAAtctttaatttcaattcttACTTGTCAAGATTGAACTATcattgtttgaaaaaataaaaaattcaaggaAGTATagtgattttttctttcttaaattaTTGAAGCTTGAATCTTTATCACACAAATTATAGTAAGATTAAATCTTTAATTTCAATGAACTATCATGTTGTTCCCCTTCTTCAttgtttgaaaaatataaaaaatttcaggaaGTAGTGTGTTCTTTGTTGGATCTTTGTTGGAGATGGTGATGTTCTTGACTTTTGAGTTTTGAATGGTGttcttattgaaaatatatttaaagatTTAGTAAGTTTATTCTTGCTTGCTGCTGTCAAATATTGTTGTGATGTGGTGAAGGTGCCAATGAGTGTGTTGTGATGGATTTTGTGAGTGTGATAGAGACGGTGGAGAGAGAAACAATTGTGAAAGTAGAGAATATGTGATATAGTGTGAGTGGTGTAGAATATTATGGTATGACATAATTGAATCTATGGTTAAAACAAAGTCACCCATGGTGGGAGACCTACTTCACTCTCCCACGCTAGACTGAGCCTTGTTAGCTGCCATGTCACTTGTCGTGCCCATGATAGCTCTTTCGAGGCACGTCTTCAGTACCTATGCTGTACATTTTGTCTAACCTTTGACTACCCTTGTGTACCTTACAGTATAGAAGCACTAAAACTTAAAATTCTGAAGCTCATTCCGCTTCCAGTGCCTTCGAGTAATAATGTATGTAGCTGATTAGTTTTGTGTGGGTCGAAAGCTATTTTTTAATTCTTACTGTAAGTTGACACgtattttttaattctttttcaGTATGTCTAGTTAGTTATTCATTCAATATTTGACAAAtgggaataattttttgtagGTAATGGGAAGACAGAATTGAAAGTGTATGGGGTGCTTCATATGATGGTTTTGAATATGATATTAGTAAGTTTGACGCCCTTAACTTTTAGTACATtacattaaacttttttttgtgCAATGTTTTTGTCGTGTTGTAGCTTATATTACTGCGTTTGATTTTATTTCAGGTGTTGGACATGTTTTCATGCAATTTATTTGCCTCAATCTGACTTAGTTAATGTGTTGTAAAATTTACGTTGTTGACTTTGGTTTCATTTTGTGTTACTTCATGATCGTTAGTGAACTAAAGTATTAATGGTTATCTATGTTGTGTAAGGTACTATGTTTTGTAACAAACCTCGTTAGTGAACTAAAGTATTAATGGTTATCTATGTTGTGTAAGGTACTATGTTTTGTAACAAACCAAGCTTGTTGCTTGTGGTTATTTGgtgaatttatttatctattttgaAACTGTGATTAGCCTATTGATTGTTGTTATTCACTGAggttgtatttatttatataaatgatTAAGTTAATGGAATGACTTACAGCATTATGATAAATGATCTTTGTGTGATTAGAAAGTTTAATAAAGCCTTCGTATTTTGGCAAGAAATGCAGGAAAAagggttaaaacttaaaacccAATACTTACACCTATACCACAATGATTGTGGGACTTTCAAGGGCCGGAAATGTTATGGAAGCACGAGGCCTATCTTGGCGCCCCGAAcggaaaaaataatattcattttCAGGTTCAAGTTCAACACAAATCTATTTCTTTGTTACCATGTTTCTCTTATGTTGGAAATGGTGTACAAGCAGCATTTCATGGTAGCAAGTTATTTGTGTAAAAGcagaaaataaaatagcaaATTCTGCCGAGTTATTTTTGAATAAGaagaatttgatatatttacGCTGAGATAGAATTTCATGGTTCAGGTTCAACacaaatccatttttttgttaccattGTTACAATAGAAGATATAATGATCGTTCtttgtctttaaaaaaaaagttaagtaaggagggtgtattcaattaggattttaatggattttaaaagacttttttatgatgacaaaatcttgtggtattcaattaggattttaaaagactttaaaaaagtcttgtggtattcaattaggattttaaaagactttaaaaaagtctagtggtattcaatcaagactcttTACAAGTtacaaaaagtcttgtggtattcaaaagtattctaatttcgatggattgtttaaaaaataggattttaatggattttgatggactttttagtgaattttgagctacaaaaagtctttcctcatatcatgagattttgatggattctcattttttttaatttctttcacCTTTCCTCATGTTTCCATTTCATGTTTCCTGATTATCTCATCTTTTTTATAATCGCTTATATTTTCTCCCTACCTCTCTATCACGTTTCCTCTTCATGGTTGTCCTGCTACCATAGATAGTGTCACAATTCATTATAGGATATagacattgaaaatatatacaacaacaTGTTTCAACAACAGCAACAGAACCTTGttcgtcattttttttttttaattgtttttttgtttattcattgatttttttttgtagaattttattcattcatttttttattatattaatgattgttgatttttttaaggaaggattaattttcattgattgatttattattattttagaaagaatttatatcgaatttattgactcatttaaatcttaaaagtctataaagtacttcaaaatctcaaaagttTGTGTCATAAAGTTTCTTAACCCTTACAATTACAATAATAAAGGTGCATCAAGTTTTGAAATTAATACagtttctttatatatattttgattttaaaaacttagagtgtgtttggatgagggattctagaaattcaagggattttaaatactaagcaattcaattgattcaattgaattcccttgattttcaaattccagtgtttggataaagtgttgaaattccatcaattgtaaaattctttgtttgggtaatgtaattgaat
It contains:
- the LOC123911474 gene encoding CDGSH iron-sulfur domain-containing protein NEET, whose amino-acid sequence is MESVLSQVGTVFYQKPRLGTKFNTCSFGRVDSRRVRSVVVVKAETGGVNSINPDIRKNEDKVVDSVVLSELAKPLTPYCRCWRSGTFPLCDGSHVKHNKATGDNVGPLLLKK